A segment of the Triticum urartu cultivar G1812 chromosome 1, Tu2.1, whole genome shotgun sequence genome:
ggaaagttatgtgcttacagcagctttccactggtatatcacttgctcaattccggtgagtggatggagagtttcgagtagtggatggagacctacgagcaaaaaatcacgtgaaaaacagagtgaagttcaggtacatgcgctgagaagttcaggttcttcacgcggtgcattttcgaagattCTGTTTCacgataaaggcagaacgcatgatctctctgtttttgaaattacttaaaaacggctaggaatcagagaaaaccatcaacacggaaaagtttcgcattttctgtagcttttcagcggtatattatttgccccattccgataaagtttgtaaaaattacggcaaaaatacgtttttatccattttcaaaactgacataaaaccgtaatgaattaggagaaacaatatatacaaaaaagtttcgcatttcttcaagctttccaacgccatatcatttgctgcatttggacatacggttaaaaaattagctcaaaaatacgaactcggtggaacttgtaccgtttcctaaattacttttaaaccgttcaaaattagaaaaaacttttagcataaaaaagtagcgcattttcataagctttacaacgccatattatttgcctcaattggattagccgtttagaaatgacatcgaaaatacAAACTCTGGTGTTCCGCTTGTGAAATTCTACGATTTtccgaattactctttaaccgtagggaattagagaaaactttcaacatgcggatggagcggttttgcagcagctttccaacgccatattatttgcgtcattctgataaacggtttaaaaatgcgatcgaaaatacgattcacgttttttgtatgaagaaaaaacggttttcaaaactgctcttaaaccgcttacattttgccaaaaatttaacttgggtcatgatattggtgtccatagctttccaacggtatatagCAAGCCCCATTTGAACACattttagctgaagttcaacctagtacaCGGGGAAGGTCAGCcgcgttactcgggaagttcatattgtgatcagaatattattctgatcacgtgattagaatagtgtttatgtgtatatatatattatgatcgtttctactagaaattctatttatatatatgcataacgtgtacaatatgtagtatcgtaaaataccagcaaacgaaaaagaattaaatggaaaacacaaaattaaatgaaaaaaatcataaacccaacccccccaaccttttaataccggttggtgacaccaaccagtactaaagggctccctgcccccgaagctggctcgtgccacgtggttgccctttagcaccggttcgtgctgaatcggtactaaagggggggggggctttagtgcctacactttagcgccggttaccaaaccggcactaaagggccttatgaaccggtgctattgcccggttctgcactagtgggaGATCACCAAAGGCAGCAAAGTTGAAGGAGGTAGGGGAGCTCGGCGCTTGGCCATCGCGGGAAACATACATCCTTGGGATTTTTAACTCCCACTGGTTAATGGTGGAAAATATCAGGTGCTCGCGTGACTCACAACATGCTCCCATGCTACAGGAACACCTGAAGCATTGGATGTGAGATCGAACGGTGGCAAAGAAAGCTCGTGAAACATTGCGGAAAACCCTCCAAAGAGTCATGTTATTGCATGCAGGTACACATGCTTCAAAGCTAGCTGTCCATGTTAGAGATATATTTGGGTTACTTGTATTTGGTAGTTTAGAGTTTGTAATTCGTCTTCTACTCTCTCTGTCCGGGTTTATTGGGCCTGGAGACAAGATCCCCAGGACCAAGAAACCTAGTAACTGGCCTTGATTAAGGTGGAAATTTCTGGTGTTTAATTGTGTTGTACGTTTCGGGAGTCACGTAATTTAATGCACACTCTAGCTAATCCATCCAGCAGCCCAGAATTCACGCGCATGCTGATGCATGGCCGCTAGCATGGCCAATCTGAAGACCAGGAGAAGCGCATGCGTCCGCTTTAGGCCGATGCATGCAACGGGCTAGTTAATACCCCTCGGTCCTCCGCAAGTGAATGAGTTTGATTCCAAGAAAATTAATTAGAAGGGCCTAATAAATCGGGACATGCTATTGTGGCTGAGGGGCCTAAtaaatccggacggagggagtgcCTTATCTTCAAGAGAGGTTTCTTACCCTACACGTCATGTACTCAATATATACTCGTCCTTGAAGCTCAATAAAACCATAGTTTAAAAAACCGGACCGGACCGGCGGTCGAACCGGAAAAAACCGGAACCGGCAGCCTCATCGGGTTTTTAAGCTAATAAGACCGATATGCAATCAAACCGGAAAAAACCGATCGAACTGGCCGGTTTTCTGGAGAACCGGTGAAAAAACCGGGTAATTGAACCGGGAAAAATCAGGAATTTTTTTAATAGAAATTGGGAAAGTGGGATTCGATCCAATGGCGTGTGAGTAGTAGGCGGGGCCTGCCCATGGCTCAATAACCAACTTAATTGTGCTACTTTGTTGTCCACTACATGGTTATAATTTTATTTGACCATTGTTTCACTCTATATTAGCACATATATTAATcaatatatactccctccgtccggaaatacttgtcattgaaatggatgtatctagatgtattttagttgtAGGTACATTCATTtccatccattttgatgacaagtatttccggacggagggagtattattttaTTTATTAAAAAAACCAACAATCGAACCGGTGAATCGGCGGTCCGACCGGTAAAAACCTGAACCGACAACCTTTCCGGTTCGATTTCCGGTTCGGTTTTTTAAACTATGAATAAAACATCCATCATATTCCACCAAACCTCTCTCTCCTTCTAACGGTCCGATCTCAAGCCGATAATGACCTCTTAAAGATCAACAATAATTGACAATTGTTGTCACAAGGTGCTACGTGCACAATACAGACGCAATGAATGGAAACGAAACTCCCAGAGAATAATGCAAGGTAGGGGTTACAGCAAGGATATATAGGTAGGCCTAGGCGATGAGCTCCTTGAGGTAGTTGTCGTAGACGTAGTCAACGAGGATCCTGTAGGCCTTCTCGGTGGGGTGGTAGCTGTCCCAGAACAAGTACTCCTCCACGTCCCCGCACACCGCCGACGTGACGCCGTTGCACAGCACGGCGACCTCCATCATGCCCGTGCCGCAGCAGCCCAGCGTGGACTCCCTGAACCCGTACCCGTCCGGCCGCACCATCATGTCCAGCAGGTACCCGTAGATGTCCATCAGCATCACCCTCGCCCCCGGGTGCTTCGCCTTGAGGGTGTCGACGGCGGTGCCCATTCCCGAGTTCACCAGCTCCGCGATCTCGTTGTGGTCCGGGGAGCACTCGCGCCCCATGCCGCCCGAGAGCGTGCGCTGGGAGGGCACGCACCCGATGGGCGGCATGGAGATGACGGCGACGCGGCGGGCGCCCGCGGCCAGCAGGCCGTCGAGGAAGGCGGTGGCGTGGGCGACCATGAGCGACGCGTAGGAGGCGTGCGAGTAGGAGCTCCGCGCGCGCATGGTGAAGTAGGTGTTGGCCACGTCGTCGCTGCCGGCGCACACCGCGAACACGCCCCTGGCGAGGATCTCCGAGAGCGCGGCGTCGCCGGCCGCGGCGCGGACCCTGGCCTTGTACTCGTCGAACATGCGGAGCTGGTCCGTCATGGAGATGACGGAGGCGAGCTGCGCCGTGAGCGGGTCGTACCCCGTGCCGCCCGACGCGAAGCTGACGCCGGTGAGCAGGTCGTGCGTCGTCAGGTTCGGGGCCAGGTACGCCGGGAGGAGCTGCTTGAGGCCGAGCCTGGAGGCGATGAAGTCGGTGGGGATCCTGCCGTTGCAGAAGCGGCCCGTGGGGCGGTGGTCGGCGCCGAAGTCGTGGCCGTAGGGCGCGAAGTTGGCCTTGACGATGGTGCTGATGGCGTTGTTGTTGCCCGGGTCGACGATCGAGTCGCCGAACACCACCAGCGCCGGCACCTGCTGCTTCTTCCCATCAACATGCTTCTTCGGCGGCGCCGTCGTCGTCACACTTGCACCGGCACCTGCGGTGCTGCTGCCCGTGTACGTGGCTCGGCTGGAaacaccggccgccgccgccagcaGCAGCAACGACACCAGCAAGACCGACATGGAACTCCTGCCTTGCATCCTTCTTGTTGCACGCCCCACGCCCATTGTCATTGGTAGCTAGTAGCAGAGTGTGTGGAGTGCACTGGAGAGTGGAGTGGAGTGGAGTGTGTTGGAGAGGGTAGGATTTATGCATGGCTTTCGGGGCATGCAGACTGGCAAGGATCACATGGCCTGAGTAAATGCCAGCGCTACCAGTCTATCGGTGGTGTGGTGCAGCATGTAGAGTAGAGTAGTGTACGTGCGCGAGCGCGCGTGCCTTCAAATCCATTCATTGCGTTTCAGTAGGTGCTGGCTAGCCTAAATATGACCTGCATGTCTGCATTCATCTCTTGCGGATCTCACTCGCCAATTCATTTATTCATGTCACCAAACCAAACTATACCAAACGGCCAAACCAAATGGCCAATGCCAACGTATGCTTGCTGAGTGCCGTGCTCGAGTCAGTCAAGGATGTTTACATTGTCAGCTCCTATTCGGCACTGTTTTGGTAGAGGCCGCGGCCGTACACACTAAATATATATCACCTCTCATATGCTCCCATGATTTACTAACTTAAGAAATTCAAATTAAAACATTCAATAAAGTTCTGAAAAAAAACATGGATGTTCATAACATGTTGGTCAAATAAGCCGCGACGACGGGTCGGACGCGTCGGGCGCGTGTATGGGCGCGCGCTGGGCGTGTCGGGCACGTCAGGTCCGTGGCGTaggtgtgcatgtgtgcatgcGTATGGTGCACGGGGGTGCCCGTGTAGGAGTACACCGTAGGCGTGCGTGTAGGGCGAGGCCGTTGGCGATCGGGGACGCGTTGGCGATAGTAAAAATATCCtacattacttctgaagacaataaccaaagcatatatcttgtagttcggatcgtagcccttctcgacagaattcgtcttcgggggatcttgttccggagatgatggagagcgaaacacctccccatgccaccccgcctcatgaggcgggcgaccctgaagtgtcgtcgcggagggtttctcctgatacgccaaggccagagggtaatccttcagcctcccgaagtcctcagtattcggctcctaaagagatcAACAGAAAGAGTCCGAAACCGTCCGGTGTGCGATCGGACGCACTGAatggccatctcagaagcgcatcgtacgctaattggtacggtgattgagaggatttcatccgccgaaagcgggttgcatgaagcttttatgattctgctgaaaggcttcgaggtacgtggaatagtgtatgtttttggcagtaccgcacacgttaggtgttccctatgcagatagtagcccctgagactctggttgccatCGAGAACGGCAACAAACAGAGGAttatagtcccaggtaataatcaggCTGCCTTTATGTGCACAtggctgaaggtccggtggctagccggactggtgagtttgccgagctgaagCGACAACTTGATGCGGTAGATGCCGACAtcatgcttgtcaacaagcggctcgatgaggcacagggtatgtgatttctccggtgatcaacacatagtaagaggatcatgatgctagtatctttaatatgttgtgactccAAATGGAGccgccaccgtggagacccttcaggcggaacttgcccgagccaaggaacaagccagaaaTAGTGATGCGaccgctctaaaggcggtcgaagagctgagggccgaacaggctgcgcattgccaaagcaaggaaagaatagccaagatggccgttgagttgaaagataCCGCCGACCATTACCATCTTCTTGAAAAAGGAAGCTGGGCGAAGGCggcggacctggagaaggccatggtagcagccaaggaagcccgctctaaaatcagagcggcgaaggaggagctgcgtcaagctggggatatcgcggctgggaagccatttttgttgcggacgaagttcggagatccgaagtatgcccctcttgatcaactatggagttctgcagacgcatacgtggatttggcagccagtgttgctgatgcggccgagtacttcaaagatcaaaaagatcgtgaagtggaaaggctattctggtcacagttccatgttccagtgcgtccgctgctgttaAATGAGTGAATgaccgagtgggccgagctccataggttgtccgggcttgccatgaggtctgttgtggatcatctgtggccagaaggtccaaggccgaatagttattttagtttagtgcaacagttccttggtgctaTGCCGCACATCaacgctatgaagaggtcggcgtgcatagagggtgcgcttatggcacttgcccgtgtcaagacatactgggcagagatggaggccaccgctattgcaacctaGAGTTCAGCCGTAGGCCgggtacctgccgagcactactttgaaggagtccttgaaggcgctcgttcaatagaggctcagtgctcgaagaatattatgttctagtgacatgtattcccattgtaaaaacactgttttattgaattataaaAGTTGTGTTTGTACTTTTGCCtaaaagtattatgatgcctcctgtgcggccatttatgtatatatgtatataacctgaaagtttgcagtcgtcggcttcagcccccatgcatatacactactagggaaaaccttatacacagaaacTTACCAGCAGCGCGGTTTAAAAACAGACGCTATttctaattagcagtagcgctctttACAAAACTGCGCTACTAATAtccgtttagcagtagcgcgctagttgagaaaagcgctactactaaagtTGCCAGGGCGTTGGCTCTAGACTAGGTATAGTAATAACGCGGATGCTAAAACCTGCGCTACTACTAAGCGAATAGCTGTAGCGACTTGATatacccacgctactactaagtgtGTCCACCACCGCACGCGGATCGACCCCCACCCCTGCCAAACTCTCTCTCACGAATCCCTGAAAAAAAAGTCTCTCTCTCGTGGCCCCCACCCCCTCGGTCGATCTCCTCCCCCCACCCCTCTCGGTCGATCTCCTCCTCCAgatctcctcgccgccgcccaccTCCACTCTCTCCCTTAAATCCGCCGCCGGCGAACCCCGACCTCTCCTTCGCTCCAAAGGCTGCAGATCGAGCCGACAAGCTCCGGTTGGTTGCGGCCATCTCTGTGGGACGCCCTCGTCGTCCATCCATGGAGACCCTTCCTCCCCTCCGGCCAGATTCGTCCTCGACTCGAGCTGCTCAGCCGGCGCCCAGATCTGCGGAGCCATCCTCCTCCACAACCACGCAgtggcagcggcagcggcggaaCCATGGacccgaaaccctagcccacggAGCAAGCTCGCCATGGATCTGCAGGCAAGAGGAGGCGCATCCATGGGTACAAATCCCTCATCTTCCCTcgtctctccctccctctctaaCCCCCGTCTGTCTCCATGACCAGGACTAGGACCAAGACAACGCACGCCACCAACAACAACACCAATGTCCGGTCTTCTCCATGGGTATGGAGATCCGTCCAGTTATATCACTTGATTGTATATGTTATATAACATGATACTTTTCTTACTTGGTAGATTACTATTCGTATATGTATATTCAAGGCCATAATGTATTCTCACTTCTGCAATGCTACCAGAGGATACCTGCAAACAAAAGGTACATGGGGATATAGCATATTTAAGTTCAGATATGCCACATAGTAGAAACATTTGTTTTTCAGTTTTTTCTGGCAATTACTGTGGTAAAACATGCAATGTTCTCTTATATTTAGCTAATAATCAATTGTGAATAGGCTAAGTTTGTAATTATCATTAACCACACActagtgcagaacagggcaatagcaccggttcgtaaggccctttagtgccggtttcggaaccggcactaacatttcggcactaaaggccccccccccctttagtaccggttcagcacgaaccagtgctaaacggcaaccacgtggcacgagccagctccggggtcgggagccctttagtaccggttggtaacaccaaccggtactaaaatgtttgggggatttttggttttatgatttctttttcatttaattttgtgttttccattttaattctttttcgtttgctggtattttacggtactacacattctacacgttatgcatatatataatatataaatagaatttctagtagaaccaatcatatatatatatcatcaatgtctcacaaaccagcatattaatttacacatacacacatctatagctatatacaatttctcctacatatgcatgttgccttcggagccagtggcatta
Coding sequences within it:
- the LOC125536914 gene encoding GDSL esterase/lipase EXL3-like is translated as MTMGVGRATRRMQGRSSMSVLLVSLLLLAAAAGVSSRATYTGSSTAGAGASVTTTAPPKKHVDGKKQQVPALVVFGDSIVDPGNNNAISTIVKANFAPYGHDFGADHRPTGRFCNGRIPTDFIASRLGLKQLLPAYLAPNLTTHDLLTGVSFASGGTGYDPLTAQLASVISMTDQLRMFDEYKARVRAAAGDAALSEILARGVFAVCAGSDDVANTYFTMRARSSYSHASYASLMVAHATAFLDGLLAAGARRVAVISMPPIGCVPSQRTLSGGMGRECSPDHNEIAELVNSGMGTAVDTLKAKHPGARVMLMDIYGYLLDMMVRPDGYGFRESTLGCCGTGMMEVAVLCNGVTSAVCGDVEEYLFWDSYHPTEKAYRILVDYVYDNYLKELIA